In the Flavobacteriales bacterium genome, CTGATCGAGCGCGACACGGGCCGCGCCGTGCAGTTCCAGGACAGCGACTACAGCGAGGCCGGCGCCCAGGTGGTGGAGAGCGCCGAGGAGGTCTTCAAGGCCGACCTCATCCTGAAGGTGGCCCCGCCCAGCCACCGCGAGATCGAGATGCTGCGCCACCGCCAGATCCTCATCAGCGCCCTGCAACTCACCGTGCAGCCCAAGGACACGCTGCGCCGCATGATGGAGAAGCGCATGACGGCCGTGGCCTGGGACTTCATCAAGGACCGCGAGGGCATCTACCCCATCGTGCGGGCCATGGGCGAGATCGCCGGCACCACCAGCATCCAGATCGCCGGCGAATACCTCAGCGCCGAGCGCGGGGGACCGGGCCTCATGCTCGGCGGCATCAGCGGGGTGGCCCCCGCCGAAGTGGTGATCATCGGTGCGGGCACCGTGGGCGAGTTCGCCTGCCGCGCCGCCCTGGGCACCGGCGCCAGCGTGAAGCTCTTCGACAAGAGCATCTATCGCCTGCGCCGCCTGCAGAACGACCTGGGCCACCGCCTCTGGACCAGCGTCATCCAGCCCGAGGATCTCAAGAAGGCCCTGCGCCATGCCGACGTGGCCATCGGCGCCCTCCGCCCCGAACAGGGCCGCACCCCCATGGTCGTCACCGAGGAGATGGTGCGCGACATGAAGGCCGGCTCGGTGATCGTGGACATCAGCATCGACCGCGGCGGCACCTTCGAGACCAGCGAGGTCACCACCCACACCGATCCGGTGTACAAGCGCTACGGGGTGATCCACTACTGCGTGCCCAACATCGCCAGCCGCGTGCCCCGCACCGCCAGCTATGCCCTCAGCAACATCTTCGGCCCCCTGCTACTGAGCATGGGCGACAAGGGCGGCTTCGAGGATCTCATCAAGACCAACCTCGGCCTGCGCCACGGCGTGTACCTGTACAACGGCTCGCTCACCAGCCCCATCCTCGGCGAGGCCTTCAAGCTGCCTTACAAGGACCTGGACATCCTGCTGGCGGCCTTTTAGATCCACATGTGCGCATCCCGCAGGGCGGGACAAGTTGTGTCCATGTGAACATGTGCTCATTCAGATCCCTGATCCGATGCGATCCGAGTTCGATGCCTTGGAGTGGCTGGCTTCCTTCGGAAGCAGCGCGGCTTCAGAGCCGGGGATGACCTACGGCGCTGCACCGGGACGGCGGAACCCCGTGGTGGATGAGACCTTTGCGCT is a window encoding:
- a CDS encoding alanine dehydrogenase, whose protein sequence is MSSSELLKQLAREVTLLPQEEVLEVGRRRKSLFIGIPKETSFQEHRVPLTPQSVAVLTGRGHQVLIERDTGRAVQFQDSDYSEAGAQVVESAEEVFKADLILKVAPPSHREIEMLRHRQILISALQLTVQPKDTLRRMMEKRMTAVAWDFIKDREGIYPIVRAMGEIAGTTSIQIAGEYLSAERGGPGLMLGGISGVAPAEVVIIGAGTVGEFACRAALGTGASVKLFDKSIYRLRRLQNDLGHRLWTSVIQPEDLKKALRHADVAIGALRPEQGRTPMVVTEEMVRDMKAGSVIVDISIDRGGTFETSEVTTHTDPVYKRYGVIHYCVPNIASRVPRTASYALSNIFGPLLLSMGDKGGFEDLIKTNLGLRHGVYLYNGSLTSPILGEAFKLPYKDLDILLAAF